The region TGCCTGGCCGTCTGCTTCCCTCTTCACGCCCGGGTACAGGCCGTCCGCAAGCAGGCCCGCTGTGTCTGCCTGGGCGTGTGGCTGCTGAGCTGCGCCGGCACCGTGCCCACCTACTTCACCCAGACCAAGAAGAACCTGACGAATTGCTTCGACGCCCAGCCGTACTATGTCACACACCCCGGCGTCTCCTCGGCCATGGCACTGGGCTTCGGCCTCCcgctgctggccatggggctgtgctcctgggcccTGCTTCGGGCCGTGCACCGCAGCGCCGCTGCCCACATGGCCCTGGTCAACAGCGCCAAGATCCGCCGCATGATCCTGGCCAACCTCGCCAtcttcctgggctgcttcctgcccttCCACCTGGTGCTGCTCTGCTACCAGGTGCCGGCCCTGCAGGGCGAGGCGCTGCACCTGGCCTACCGCTGcgccctgctgctggcctccgCCAACGCCGCCCTGGACCCGCTGGCCTACTACTTCGCCACCGAGACCTTCCAGCGCGTGGTGCTGGTGGACAACTTGCGCAGGGCCTGTGGCCTGCACAGCGCCAGCACCGAGGGCCACTGCCGCTCCCTTTACCTGCAGGAGGTCACGGCCCTGCCAGACCGCAGCCCCAGCAGGGGGTCCCACGGCTAGCgggctggggcggctgcccccctgcagcgcAGGGGCAAGTGGGAACGGGGTGGGGAGCTCCGGGGGTGGTTCTTTGGATCCCGAACAGCCGGCCACGTGTCCGGgtcaccgccccgcccccagcgtgACCCCCGAGAGCAGCCAGGCCGGCCCCAGCCGCTGAGTGAGCGTGACGAGGCGGAAGGGTCAGCGTGCGCGTGGGCGGGGGAGAGCTGTGCTGGGAAAGGACATGCGTTACGCATCCCCAGGCCAAGCGCAGCCCCGGTGCCCTGGATGTGTCCGGACCACGTGTGTCCTTGgttcagctgggctgggctgctcagAGCAGAGGCGCTGGCATGAGGGTGGCAATGGGGAGGAACCCGCCTGGGTCCCCTTGCCCGCGGGCAGGGAATCCCCTGTTCTGGCGCTGGCTCACGAGGGGCTCCCGGGGCCGTGTCGCAGACGTGCTGGGCTGCACGTTCCCAGCAGCGCCCCCGCCGTGTGGCTCGGTGCTGCTCGCAgccaggtgctggggagcgtttGTTGGGGGGACACAGGCCAGGGTCCGGTTCACGCCCCTTGTGCCCCTTTCGCACGAGGCCGCCAGGCCCGCAGCGTGGCCCCCCAGCGAAGGTTCACCGTCCGCGCCGGGCAGCGGCGTGCAGAGAACCGGGGGCTCGGCAGCCGCCGACggacactccccaccccccccgggcccACATTGCACCAGCCTGGGGGGCGCAGCCGGTCGGGATAAGCGCTGGTGGGTGTGTTCATAGCAGAACCCAATAAAGGCATAGCTGGGGGCGCACCTGGGTTTgtgttgtctgtgtgtgtggggcggggggtgggacacAGGCCGGGTTTgtgttgtctgtgtgtgtgtggggcggaggGGGGACACAGGCCGGGTTTgtgttgtctgtgtgtgtgtggggcggaggGGGGACACAGGCCGGGTTTgtgttgtctgtgtgtgtgtggggtggaggggggacacAGGCCGGGTTTgtgttgtctgtgtgtgtgtggggggggcacaggctgggtTTGTGttgtctgtatgtgtgtgtgggacggggggggtggggggacacaggccGGGTTTGTGTtgtctgtgtggggggggggggacacaggcTGGGTTTgtgttgtctgtgtgtgtgtgtggggtgggggggtggggggacacaggccGGGTTTGCACAGAGTGCCCCGTGGGGGGAGGATGCTGCAGGCTGGGTTTgtgttgtctgtgtgtgtgacgACACAGGCCGGGTTTGTGGTGTgtttgtgctctgtgtgtgtgtgtgggggggacactctgtgtgtgtgtgtgtgtgtgtgtgtgtggagggacaCAGGCTGGGTTTGTGCTGTGCGTGtgtggggacacaggctgggtgtgtgtgggaggcccgGGGGTGTATTTGTGCTGTGCGTGTGTGGAGACACAggccgggtgtgtgctctgtgtgtatgtgtgtgtgtgtgtggcactgggtgtgtgtttgtgctgtctgtgtgtgtgggcaTGTGTGCTGTGTGTGTATGGGAGGTGCTGGAGGTGTgtttttgctttgtgtgtgtggggacaCAGGCCAGGTGTGTTTGTGCTGTGTGTGGGGACACAGTCTGGGTTTgtgctgtgtgcgtgtgtgggagGCGCTGGGGGTGTGATTGTGGTCTGTGTTTGTGTGGGGACACAAGccgggtgtgtgcgtgtgtgggaggctctggggatgtgtttttgctgtgtgtgtgtgaggacaCAGGCTTggtgtgtgctctgtgtgtgtgtgtgtgtgtgtgtggacacaggctgagtgtgtgctgtgtgtgggggggacacGGGCTGGgtttgtgctctgtgtgtgtgtgtgtgtgtgtgtgctgtatgTGGGGAGAACACAGGCTGGGTTTgtgctgtgtgtgcatgtgtgggaacACAGGCTGGgtttgtgctgtgtgtgtgtgtgtgtgtgtggagacacaGGCTGGGTATGTGCTGTGTGTGTATGGGAGAAActgggggttagggttaggagtTAGTGGGTTAgggtgagggggttggggtgaggggttagggttagggattAGGAAGGAGGGATGGGGCCGCGGCTCGGGGACCTTCTCTCAGCCCCTCTCTCCAAGGTGGATTGTACTGATTTCTTCTGGTTTCagtgctgaccagtctgttctgcgCTGCGTCCCTACCGACCATTAACCTTTCTGTTCTCCCTGCAGCATGAAAATCACATCTGACTgcggctggggtgtggggccaggAGAAGCCCCCCCCCCTCGTCACCATCCCCTCCACCATTTACACGCTCTGTGACCCAGCTGGGGCCTAACTAACGTAACTTTGTTGAGGCCTCAGAAAAGTGAAAGGGGTGGGGGACATTGTAGTATCTGCTCACTGACCAACGCAGTCAGGAACGTAGGGCACGCTGTGGGGCACACGTAGGGCACGCTGTGGGGCACACAGCTACCCCAACCGCAGGATTTCAGACCTTCAAAACCGACTTCCCCGCTGCTGTGGGGGTGAGCGCCCAGTAGCGTGTGTTCACTACCCTACTCTGGGCCCTGCTCATCAAAATCCAGGGCTCTGCATTTCCGCCCTACGTTTGCTGCGAGCTTCTCAACATGCCACCTCTGTTGTCCTCCCGGCAGACGGTAACTGGATCACTTGCCAGCCGTGTCAAAGGAGCTACGTTTATTGTGAGCAAGGTGGGCCGTTCATAGGCTCGGCTCTCCGACACACAACCCCAGGCCTTCGCCCCCGCAGGCAGCCTCACCGCACCTGCCGTTTTAACCCGCTTGCCACAacgtgcgtgtagatgctctctcAAGCGAGCGCCAGTCGGCTCACCCGTGAAAATTAAACTCTCAGGACTCTGGCGGGTCACGTGTAGAACGTAGGTAGCGCGAGAACGCGGCCTGGCCCTGCATTTCCGAGGCTTTTTTCCGCTTTGGCCAAAGTACAGGGGTtgatccccccgcccccgcccccgcggccAGAGGAGGGAGTTCTTTGGTGCTCGCAGAGTGGGTAGAATCCACTCCCCTCTCCGAGGTTCACTGTGCGCCGCTTGCTGGGATGAGGGCCCAGGACAGAGTCGGGTGCCGCCCGGCTATTGGCAGAGCATCCCCAGCTGCGAGCGTGTGTTTCTACGGGAGCTGCACATCCACGCCCGGATCTCTGCACAGAGCCACGTTCGTTCCACACACGGGTGCAAAAGATGGGAGGGGACGTGGACGCTTCCTGGACAAGCCCACAGGTCCCCAAATGTTCACATGCAGCCCTGGGCAGTCAGCCCCCCTCGGGCCACCACACCCCTCCTGGCGCCCTCA is a window of Carettochelys insculpta isolate YL-2023 chromosome 34, ASM3395843v1, whole genome shotgun sequence DNA encoding:
- the LOC142005699 gene encoding lysophosphatidic acid receptor 6-like; this translates as MNCSGNSSTADVAFVGLYALIFTLGLALNLAALGVFCCCSSVHSVTTVYMQNLAVSDLLMVFSLPVRVYYYSWRPCLAPQFCELTGLLLLLNMYSSIFLLTCISGDRCLAVCFPLHARVQAVRKQARCVCLGVWLLSCAGTVPTYFTQTKKNLTNCFDAQPYYVTHPGVSSAMALGFGLPLLAMGLCSWALLRAVHRSAAAHMALVNSAKIRRMILANLAIFLGCFLPFHLVLLCYQVPALQGEALHLAYRCALLLASANAALDPLAYYFATETFQRVVLVDNLRRACGLHSASTEGHCRSLYLQEVTALPDRSPSRGSHG